Part of the Sphingobium sp. TKS genome is shown below.
GCCGGGCGCGGCATAGACTTGATAGAGCGCGCCTTCGGTCCACGGATATTGCTGGATGGCGTTGAGGAAGCCGTCGCGCACCGGCTGGATGCGCGCGGCGTCGTTGGCGTCGCCGACGCGGCGGCGTGGATCGGCGGGCTCCGCCGGCCGCGGACCTTCCGTCACCGGCTTCAACTGACCGGGCAGCGGCAGCGGCTCGGGGATCGTGACGATCTCGACCGCGCGGGGCGGCTCGGCCGCGGGCGTCGCCACGATCGCCGGGGGCGGATCGTCGAACGCGATGACGGGCGGCCTGGCCGACGTGGTGGCGCAGCCGGTGTGCGCGGATGCGGAGACGAACAGCGCGGCCGTGGCCGCGCGGCGGATGGGTATGCCGGTCATTGCGACAGCTCCTTCGACCAGTTGAGGGCATTGACGAAGACGCCGAGCGGGTTCTTGCGCAGGGCGTCGGGCGTTCGCGGCGGCTGCACGACGACGGTGAGGATCGCCGACCAGCGCTCGGTCGCGGCGAGGCTGCCGTCCTGATAGCGCCGCTCGGTCCAGGCGACGCGGAAGCTGTCGGACGAAGCACGGATCACGCTCGACACATCCACCGCGACCTGCACCTTGCCGACCTGCGCGAACGGGTCGTTGGCGCGTGCATAATCGTTGAGGAACAGCGCGCCCTTGTCGGTCGTGAAGTCGTAGGCGCGAAGCCAGTTCTGGCGCACGATGACCGGATCGGCCGGAACCGCGCGAACCTGCTCGATGAAGCGCGCGAGATGGAACGCGACTTGCGGATCGGTCGGGCGGTAGCCGCCCTCGGCGGGCGCGAGCGCCTGCGCCTCGCCGAGCCGATCGACCTGCACCACCCACGGGACGATGTGGCCGCGAGCCGATTGCCAGATGAGGCCGCCGGTTAGACCGCCCGATAGCGCCAGCGTCCCGAAGAAAGCGAGCCGCCAGTTCTTCGCCTGCACGCGCGCGGACCCGATGCGGTCGTCCCATGCCTGCGCCGCGCGCTGATAAGGGGTCGCGGGTTCGGGCGTCTGGCCGTAGCGGATGCTGGGGCGCTTAAACATGGATCAATCCTTCTGGCTGGTGTCGACGGACGCGCCGCTGCCGCCGCCGTCGCCGGAGCGCAGCGTGTGGGCGGCGATGGTCCCGCCGTGGGTCATGGTCTGGCGGTTCTTCATCGCGGACGCCCAGGCCGGAGCGCCAGCCGGTGCGTCCGGCGACGGCGTGGAGCTGCCGCCTGAAATGGTCCCGCCCGTTGCGGTGACGGCGGCGCGGCCGCCGGAGCGGTAGCTGTCCTTAAGCGAGGCGGCTGCCTTGCGCAGCGGCGACATGGCTGCGCCCACAGCGGCCTGACCGACGCCGCCAGCGCCACCGCCAACGGCTGCCGCGCCGGTCTTGCCGGCCGAGCCGAGCGCATAGGCGCTGTTGGCAGCGCCAGACGTAAATGCAGCGCCGCGGGCCGCGCCGCCGACTGCACCCGCCGCCGCGCCGACGCCGAGGCGGGCGGCGGCAGCGCCACCGGCGAGCGCGCCGCCGGCCGCGAGCGCGGTGCCGGCCGCGGCGCCTGCGCCGAGCGCCGGGCCGCCCGAGACGATGCCATTGGCGATCGACGGGCCGAAGATGCCGAGCCCCAGCAGGCAGAGCGAGGCGAGCGCGACGGCCAGCGCGTCCTCGATGCTTGGCTGCGCGCCGCCGAAGCCGGCGCGGAACTCGTCGAACAAGGTGGAGCCGATGCCGACGATGACGGCGAGCACCAACACCTTGATGCCCGACGAGATCACGAGCCCCAGCACGCGCTCGGCCATGAAGGCGGTCTTGCCCAACAGGCCGAACGGGATGAGGACGAAGCCGCAGAGCGTCGCCAGCTTGAACTCGATCAGGGTCACGAAGAGCTGGATCGCCAGAATGAAGAAGGCGAGAATGACCAGCAGCCAGGCGATCAGCAGCACGGCGATCTGGATGAAATTCTCGAAGAACGCGACCCAGCCCATAAGGTCGGAAATCGACTGGAGGATGGGCTCGCCGGCTTCCAACCCGACTTGCGCGACCCGGCCCGGCTGGAGCAACTCGGCGGCGGTGAAGCCCGTGCCGGACGCTTTCAGGCCGAGCCCGGCGAAGCTCTCGAAGACGATCCGCGCCAGGCTGTTCCAGTTGCCGATGATGTAGGCGAAGACGCCGACGAACAGGGTCTTCTTGACGAGGCGCGCGATGATGTCGTCGCCTTCACCCCAGGTCCAGAACAGCGCGGCCAAGGTCACATCGATGACGATCAGGGTGGTGGCGATGAACGCCACCTCGCCGCCGAGCAGGCCGAACCCGCTGTCGATGTAGCGGGTGAAGACATCCAGAAAGCGATCGACGACGCCGGTGCCGCCCATATCAATTCTCCTGCGGGGTAGCGCCATCGGCGATGCGGGCGGCGGGGCGCGCGCCGGGCGCGAGGAACCGGCGACGGTTCTCCCCCCAGGCGCGCAGGCAATCGGGGTCGCTTGCCCCGGCCGCGCCGATCGACTGGCAGCGGCGCAACTCGATCAGCAGCGGGTCCGTCGCCGAGGTATCGGAGACGGCCGCTGGCGCCGCGCGCGGTGGTTCGGGCGCACGACTCATCTCGATCGCCGTCATCGTGATGGTGATGGCGATGAAGACAATGGCGCCGATGCGCGCGAGGAGCTTGCTGTCCACGGGCGTCAGTCGTGGAACATGCGGGCGTTGCCCGGCTGATAGCCGGTGGAGCGCGTCAGGAAGCGGCGGAGCCGTTCGCGGCTTTCGGCTTCGACGGTCGCGTTGCGCGCCGAGTCCAGCGCCTGCGCACGGCCCTGCGCGGCGAGCAGCGCCGTCAGGTCGGCGAGCTGCTGCGATTGCAGCGCGAGAAGCTGGTTGCCTGCCTGCGCCGCCTGGAGCGCACCCGTCGCCGACTGGCTGGACGTGACCAGGCCGTCCATCGTGGTGCGCGCGCCGTCGATGTTGCCGACGACACCGGCCTGAACGCGCAGCGCGTCCTCGAACGCGCCGACGCTATCCTCCCAGCGCGCATTGGCGTTGGCGACCATCTGCGCATGGGTGCCGGTCAGCGCCGCGCCCTTGTAGCGGCCATTGAACACCTGCTGGACGTTCTGCACGTCGTAGGCGATCCGCTGCGCCTCGCCGAGAAGCTGCTGGGTGCGCTGCACCTGCTGCTGCAATTGCTGGAGGGAGCTGAACGGCAGCGAAGCCAGGTTGCGCGCCTCGTTGATGAGGCTGGTCGCCTGCTGCTGGATTTGCTGAATCTGGTTGTTGACCTGCTGGAGCGACCGGGCGGCCGTCAGCACGTTCTGCGCATAGTTGGTCGGGTCATAGACGATCCCGCCGAACTGAGCGTGCGCCGGCGTGGCGGCGGTGATGCCGATCATGCTCGACGTGGCGATGGCGCCCGCCAGCATGGCGCGGCGCAGGATATCGGGTTTCATGGGGTCATGTCCTTCAAGGCAAGGGGGAGCTGGCCGGCATCTTCCCGGCGACCGGCCAGCGGATCGGGTGGGGGTTCGGGAAGAAGATCGACCGCCCAGGCGAGGCCGCGATGGCGCAGCCATTCGGCGGCAAAGCGCTCGCGGCCGTGGGTCTCGACCAGCTCGGCGATGCGGAGCTGATCGGTCTTGGAAGATGCGGCGGCGAAGGCCAGCGCGACCTCGCCGAGGCCTAGCTCGAACAGCCGGTTGCCACGCCGGGACTGGCAGTAATAGTCGCGCTTGGGCGTGGCCCGGCTGAGGATTTCGATCTGGCGGGCGTTGAGTCCGAAGCGCTCGTAGATGGCGGCAATCTGCGGTTCGGCCGCGCGCTCGTTGGGCAGGAAAATGCGCGTCGGGCAGCTCTCGATAATGGCCGGCGCGATGTTCGAGCTTTCGATGTCGGCGAGGCTCTGCGTGGCGAACACCACGCTGGCGTTCTTCTTGCGCAGGGTTTTCAGCCATTCGCGGAGTTGTGCGGCGAAGTCGGGGCTATCGAGGACAAGCCAGCCCTCGTCGATAATGATGAGCGTGGGCGAGCCATCCAGCCGGCCTTCGATCCGGTGGAATAGGTACGACAGGACGGCGGCGGCGGCCGATCCGGCGCCGACCAAGCCCTCCGTCTCGAACGCTTGGACCGACGCCTCGCCGAGACGCTCGGCCTCGGCGTCGAGCAGCCGGCCCCACGGCCCGCCAAGGCAATAGGAGGCAAGCGCCTGCTTGAGCTGCTGGCTCTGCAACAGCACGGCGAGCCCGGTCAGCGTGCGTTCCGGCACGGGCGCGCTAGCAAGGGAACCGAGCGCCGACCACAGATGCTCCTTGGCCTGCGGATCGACCGCCACGCCTTCGGACGCGAGGATCGCCGCCAGCCATTCGGCCGCCCAGGCGCGCTCGGTCGGATCGTCGATGCGGGCGAGCGGCTGGAGCTGCACGCCGTCGCCGGCCTCGTCGGCGAGCATCCCGCCAAGATCCTGCCAGTCGCCGCCCATCCCGATCGCGGTGGCGCGGATGCTGCCGCCGAAGTCGAAGGCGAAGACTTGGGCCCATTCGTAGCGGCGGAACTGCATTGCCATGAGGGCGAGCAGCACCGACTTGCCGGCGCCGGTCGGGCCGACGATCAGCGTGTGGCCGACATCGCCGACGTGAAGGGAAAACCGGAACGGGGTCGATCCTTCGGTCTTGCCGTAGAGCAAGGGGGGAGCACCGAAATGATCGTCCCGTTCCGGCCCCGCCCATACTGCTGACAGGGGGATCAGGTGGGCGAGATTGATGGTGGAAATCGGGGGTTGGCGGACATTGGCGTAGGTGTGGCCGGGGAGACTCCCCAACCATGCCTCGATCGCGTTCATTCCCTCGGGGATGACGGTGAAGTCGCGACCCTGGATGACCTTCTCGACCAGCCGCAGCTTCTCGGTGGCGATGGCGGGATCGCGGTCCCACACCGTCACCGTCGCGGTGACATAGGCCATGCCGGCATAGTCGGCGCCCAGCTCTTGCAGGGCGGTGTCGGCGTCGGCCGCCTTGTTCGATGCGTCGCTGTCCATCAGGACCGACACCTCGTTGGTCATCACCTCTTTCAAGATCGCCATGACGCTCTTGCGCTTGGCGAACCACTGGCGGCGGATGCGGCTCAGCAGCTTGGTCGCGTCGGTCTTGTCGAGCATGATCGCGCGGGTGGACCAGCGATACTCGAAGGCGAGCCGATTCAGCTCGTCCAGCAAGCCGGGGAACGTGACGTTGGGAAAGCCGACGATGGTGAGCGTGCGGAGATGATGATCGCCGAGCTTAGGTTCGAGCCCGCCGGTCAGCGGCTCGTCGGCGAGCAGCGCGTCGAGGTGCATCGGCGTTTCCGGCACGCGCACGCGCTGGCGGCGGGTCGAAACCGTGCTGTGCAAGTAGGTCAGCGTCTCGGCGTCATCGAGCCAGCGGACCTCGGGCACGAAGCCTTCGACCAGGTTGAGCACCCGGTCGCTGCGGTCGGTGAAACCCTTGAGCAGCTCCCAAGGATCGACGCCGGATGTGGAGCGGCCCTCGTAGAGCCAGCCTTCGGCGCGCGCGGCTACCTCGGCCGGCGGCATCCACAGCAGGGTAAGGAAA
Proteins encoded:
- the trbF gene encoding conjugal transfer protein TrbF: MFKRPSIRYGQTPEPATPYQRAAQAWDDRIGSARVQAKNWRLAFFGTLALSGGLTGGLIWQSARGHIVPWVVQVDRLGEAQALAPAEGGYRPTDPQVAFHLARFIEQVRAVPADPVIVRQNWLRAYDFTTDKGALFLNDYARANDPFAQVGKVQVAVDVSSVIRASSDSFRVAWTERRYQDGSLAATERWSAILTVVVQPPRTPDALRKNPLGVFVNALNWSKELSQ
- the trbL gene encoding P-type conjugative transfer protein TrbL yields the protein MGGTGVVDRFLDVFTRYIDSGFGLLGGEVAFIATTLIVIDVTLAALFWTWGEGDDIIARLVKKTLFVGVFAYIIGNWNSLARIVFESFAGLGLKASGTGFTAAELLQPGRVAQVGLEAGEPILQSISDLMGWVAFFENFIQIAVLLIAWLLVILAFFILAIQLFVTLIEFKLATLCGFVLIPFGLLGKTAFMAERVLGLVISSGIKVLVLAVIVGIGSTLFDEFRAGFGGAQPSIEDALAVALASLCLLGLGIFGPSIANGIVSGGPALGAGAAAGTALAAGGALAGGAAAARLGVGAAAGAVGGAARGAAFTSGAANSAYALGSAGKTGAAAVGGGAGGVGQAAVGAAMSPLRKAAASLKDSYRSGGRAAVTATGGTISGGSSTPSPDAPAGAPAWASAMKNRQTMTHGGTIAAHTLRSGDGGGSGASVDTSQKD
- the trbK-alt gene encoding putative entry exclusion protein TrbK-alt, producing the protein MDSKLLARIGAIVFIAITITMTAIEMSRAPEPPRAAPAAVSDTSATDPLLIELRRCQSIGAAGASDPDCLRAWGENRRRFLAPGARPAARIADGATPQEN
- the trbJ gene encoding P-type conjugative transfer protein TrbJ, which encodes MKPDILRRAMLAGAIATSSMIGITAATPAHAQFGGIVYDPTNYAQNVLTAARSLQQVNNQIQQIQQQATSLINEARNLASLPFSSLQQLQQQVQRTQQLLGEAQRIAYDVQNVQQVFNGRYKGAALTGTHAQMVANANARWEDSVGAFEDALRVQAGVVGNIDGARTTMDGLVTSSQSATGALQAAQAGNQLLALQSQQLADLTALLAAQGRAQALDSARNATVEAESRERLRRFLTRSTGYQPGNARMFHD
- the trbE gene encoding conjugal transfer protein TrbE, whose protein sequence is MMSLREYRSKAANLPDFLPWAALVGEGVVLNKDGSFQRTARFRGPDLDSATPAELVATTSRLNNSLRRLGSGWAIFVEAQRSPALDYPEAAFPDPVSELVEFERREQFREEGTHFESRYFLTLLWMPPAEVAARAEGWLYEGRSTSGVDPWELLKGFTDRSDRVLNLVEGFVPEVRWLDDAETLTYLHSTVSTRRQRVRVPETPMHLDALLADEPLTGGLEPKLGDHHLRTLTIVGFPNVTFPGLLDELNRLAFEYRWSTRAIMLDKTDATKLLSRIRRQWFAKRKSVMAILKEVMTNEVSVLMDSDASNKAADADTALQELGADYAGMAYVTATVTVWDRDPAIATEKLRLVEKVIQGRDFTVIPEGMNAIEAWLGSLPGHTYANVRQPPISTINLAHLIPLSAVWAGPERDDHFGAPPLLYGKTEGSTPFRFSLHVGDVGHTLIVGPTGAGKSVLLALMAMQFRRYEWAQVFAFDFGGSIRATAIGMGGDWQDLGGMLADEAGDGVQLQPLARIDDPTERAWAAEWLAAILASEGVAVDPQAKEHLWSALGSLASAPVPERTLTGLAVLLQSQQLKQALASYCLGGPWGRLLDAEAERLGEASVQAFETEGLVGAGSAAAAVLSYLFHRIEGRLDGSPTLIIIDEGWLVLDSPDFAAQLREWLKTLRKKNASVVFATQSLADIESSNIAPAIIESCPTRIFLPNERAAEPQIAAIYERFGLNARQIEILSRATPKRDYYCQSRRGNRLFELGLGEVALAFAAASSKTDQLRIAELVETHGRERFAAEWLRHRGLAWAVDLLPEPPPDPLAGRREDAGQLPLALKDMTP